One Solirubrobacter pauli DNA segment encodes these proteins:
- the pucL gene encoding factor-independent urate hydroxylase: protein MARLGINQYGKAETHLVRVVRDAPAHEVRDLLVSVALSGALEAVHLDGDNSAVLATDTQKNTVYAFAREHGVGTPEAFAALLARHFVGGAITRARVEVREVAWTRLSDHAFTQASSEQRVAVVVAEADAQWFVSGLSGLVVLKTTDSEFHGFPRDRYTTLAETDDRVLATEVAARWRHDGSADFGAARAALLECFAAHHSLSLQQTLYAMGSAVLDACPGVAEIRLSMPNKHHFVVDLSPFGLENPNEVFHADDRPYGLIEGAVVRDGAPEAGPVWDPYPLV, encoded by the coding sequence ATGGCTCGGCTCGGGATCAACCAGTACGGCAAGGCAGAGACCCATCTGGTGCGGGTCGTCCGCGACGCACCGGCGCACGAGGTGCGGGATCTGCTCGTCTCCGTGGCGCTTTCGGGTGCGCTCGAGGCCGTGCACCTGGACGGCGACAACTCGGCCGTGCTGGCGACCGACACGCAGAAGAACACCGTCTACGCGTTCGCTCGCGAGCACGGGGTCGGGACGCCGGAGGCGTTCGCGGCGCTGCTGGCGCGGCACTTCGTCGGCGGCGCGATCACGCGGGCGCGCGTGGAGGTCCGCGAGGTCGCCTGGACGCGGCTGAGCGACCACGCGTTCACGCAGGCGTCCTCCGAGCAGCGGGTGGCGGTGGTGGTCGCGGAGGCGGACGCGCAGTGGTTCGTCTCCGGGCTGTCGGGGCTCGTGGTGCTCAAGACGACCGACTCGGAGTTCCACGGGTTCCCGCGCGATCGCTACACGACGTTGGCCGAGACCGACGACCGCGTGCTGGCGACGGAGGTGGCGGCGCGCTGGCGCCACGACGGGTCCGCCGACTTCGGCGCGGCGCGGGCCGCGCTGCTGGAGTGCTTCGCGGCGCACCACTCGCTGTCGCTTCAGCAGACCCTCTACGCGATGGGCTCCGCCGTGCTCGACGCGTGCCCGGGTGTGGCGGAGATCCGGCTGTCGATGCCCAACAAGCACCACTTCGTCGTGGACCTCTCACCCTTCGGCCTGGAGAACCCGAACGAGGTCTTCCACGCCGACGATCGTCCCTACGGATTGATCGAGGGCGCCGTCGTGCGCGACGGCGCCCCCGAGGCCGGTCCCGTCTGGGACCCGTATCCGCTGGTCTAG
- a CDS encoding DUF3830 family protein → MLTITAGPFSFKGELERERAPKTVEAFERLLPFHSQIIHVRWSGESAWIPLGDLDIGLEQKPENATSFPAPGQVLWYPGGISETELLFPYGGTRFASIVGQLAGNHFLTITEGVEQLRPLGEHVLWKGALDIVFASA, encoded by the coding sequence ATGCTCACGATCACCGCCGGCCCGTTCTCCTTCAAGGGCGAGCTCGAACGCGAGCGCGCGCCGAAGACCGTCGAGGCCTTCGAGCGCCTGCTGCCGTTCCACTCCCAGATCATCCACGTGCGCTGGAGCGGCGAGTCGGCGTGGATCCCGCTGGGCGACCTGGACATCGGGCTCGAGCAGAAGCCGGAGAACGCGACGAGCTTCCCCGCCCCCGGCCAGGTCCTCTGGTACCCGGGCGGGATCAGCGAGACCGAGCTGCTGTTCCCCTACGGCGGCACGCGCTTCGCGAGCATCGTCGGCCAGCTGGCGGGCAACCACTTCCTGACGATCACCGAGGGCGTCGAGCAGCTTCGCCCGCTCGGGGAGCACGTCCTATGGAAGGGTGCGCTCGACATCGTGTTCGCCTCCGCATAG
- the allB gene encoding allantoinase AllB has product MLDLVVRGGHVVTPDGVLDADVGVADGAITAVEPELGDGTREIDARGLHVLPAGLDPHVHFNEPGRTHWEGLRTGSAALAAGGFSAFFDMPLNSTPPVVDGAAFDAKLEAATRESSVDFGLWGGLVPGARLEELAARGVIGFKAFMSNSGIEDFAHADDVTLYEGMAIAAELGLPVAVHAENDALTARLRGPSVRDWMASRPVVAELEAIGRAITYAEATGCALHVVHVSSGSGVALVTAARARGVDVTCETCPHYLFLTPEDVEALGPIAKCAPPIRDAPEQDALWARLRHGEVDFVTSDHSPSSPELKAGAFGEAWGGIAGAQSTLELLLGAFAVDDAARLTTSAAARFRIEGKGALEPGADADFALVDLGAPYTLQAADLRYRHPVSPYVGRRLQARVRRTLVRGLDPAPGVGRLLRPTIR; this is encoded by the coding sequence GTGCTCGACCTAGTCGTCCGCGGCGGGCACGTGGTCACGCCCGACGGCGTGCTCGACGCGGACGTCGGCGTCGCCGACGGCGCGATCACCGCCGTCGAGCCCGAGCTGGGCGACGGCACGCGCGAGATCGACGCCCGCGGCCTGCACGTGCTGCCCGCCGGCCTGGACCCGCACGTGCACTTCAACGAGCCGGGCCGCACGCACTGGGAAGGGCTCAGGACCGGCAGCGCCGCGCTCGCCGCGGGCGGCTTCAGCGCCTTCTTCGACATGCCGCTGAACTCGACGCCGCCGGTGGTCGACGGTGCCGCGTTCGACGCCAAGCTGGAGGCCGCGACGCGCGAGTCCTCGGTCGACTTCGGCCTGTGGGGCGGGCTCGTGCCCGGCGCGCGGCTCGAGGAGCTGGCCGCGCGCGGCGTGATCGGCTTCAAGGCCTTCATGTCCAACTCGGGCATCGAGGACTTCGCGCACGCCGACGACGTCACGCTCTACGAGGGCATGGCGATCGCCGCGGAGCTCGGGCTGCCGGTGGCCGTGCACGCCGAGAACGACGCGCTGACGGCACGGCTACGGGGACCGTCGGTGCGGGACTGGATGGCGTCGCGCCCCGTCGTCGCCGAGCTCGAGGCGATCGGTCGCGCGATCACCTACGCCGAGGCGACGGGCTGCGCGCTCCACGTCGTGCACGTGTCGAGCGGCAGCGGCGTGGCGCTCGTGACCGCCGCGCGCGCCCGCGGCGTCGACGTGACGTGCGAGACCTGCCCCCACTACCTGTTCCTCACCCCCGAGGACGTCGAGGCGCTCGGACCGATCGCCAAGTGCGCGCCGCCGATCCGCGACGCGCCCGAGCAGGACGCCCTGTGGGCGCGCCTGCGGCACGGGGAGGTCGACTTCGTCACCTCCGACCACTCGCCGTCGTCGCCGGAGCTCAAGGCGGGCGCGTTCGGCGAGGCCTGGGGCGGGATCGCGGGCGCGCAGTCGACGCTGGAGCTGCTGCTCGGCGCGTTCGCCGTCGACGACGCCGCGCGCCTGACGACCAGCGCGGCCGCCCGCTTCCGGATCGAGGGCAAGGGGGCGCTCGAGCCGGGCGCCGACGCCGACTTCGCGCTCGTGGACCTCGGCGCCCCGTACACGCTCCAGGCCGCGGACCTGCGCTACCGCCATCCGGTCTCCCCGTACGTCGGCCGGCGCCTGCAGGCGCGCGTGCGGCGGACGCTCGTGCGCGGCCTCGATCCGGCACCGGGCGTGGGACGGCTGCTGAGGCCTACGATCCGCTGA
- a CDS encoding IclR family transcriptional regulator codes for MAQRVQSLDRALDLLEALSGADELGVSELAAQTGLVPSTTHRLLGTLVDRGYAAQNPATGRYLLGYKLLQLTGGLSDRMARLRTAARPHLEAIQDETGETTNLCVLEGRNVVYVDSVSGTRSVRLFTDIGHAIPAHTSGAGKALLAWRDPIDVEALLGGSELPASTPRTLTTLTALQDDLAKIRRRGYSTDNEEHELGVGCVATPILNRSGAPLAAISVSGPTTRILHADTADIAGLLREHAEQVAATLEA; via the coding sequence ATGGCGCAACGCGTGCAATCGCTGGACCGGGCGCTTGATCTTCTCGAAGCGCTGTCGGGCGCGGATGAGCTCGGCGTCTCCGAGCTCGCGGCGCAGACCGGGCTCGTGCCGAGCACGACGCACCGCCTGCTCGGCACCCTCGTCGACCGCGGCTACGCGGCCCAGAACCCGGCCACCGGCCGCTACCTGCTGGGCTACAAGCTGCTGCAGCTGACGGGCGGGCTGTCGGACCGGATGGCGCGCCTGCGCACCGCCGCGCGGCCGCACCTGGAAGCGATCCAGGACGAGACGGGCGAGACGACCAACCTGTGCGTGCTCGAAGGCCGCAACGTCGTCTACGTCGACAGCGTCTCCGGCACCCGCAGCGTCCGCCTGTTCACCGACATCGGCCACGCGATCCCCGCCCACACGTCGGGCGCGGGCAAGGCGCTGCTGGCCTGGCGCGACCCGATCGACGTCGAGGCGCTGCTGGGCGGCTCGGAGCTCCCGGCCTCCACCCCACGCACCCTCACCACGCTCACCGCCCTGCAGGACGACCTCGCGAAGATCCGCCGCCGCGGCTACAGCACCGACAACGAGGAGCACGAGCTCGGCGTCGGCTGCGTGGCGACCCCGATCCTCAACCGCTCGGGCGCGCCGCTCGCCGCGATCAGCGTCTCCGGCCCGACCACCCGGATCCTGCACGCCGACACGGCGGACATCGCGGGCCTGCTGCGCGAGCACGCCGAGCAGGTCGCGGCGACGCTCGAGGCGTAG
- the ligA gene encoding NAD-dependent DNA ligase LigA produces the protein MKERIEELARQLTELRASYYEGTPSVADAEYDALEDELRALLAEHPELTPDPNPLEQVGAPGVLHAPVRHSRPMLSLEKATKPEQVEAFMARFPGQPVIVMPKLDGLSLAVVYEGGRLARAVTRGDGTTGDDVTMLVRALVDGVPAAVASDGRVEVRGEAVMLRSTFAAYNEAHPDKPLINPRNAAAGTIRAKDPATVAERRLHFFAFDLDASEGAATDLEEGLRALGFDPAGMRHCDDAPAAQEVISSIEAERAELDYDLDGAVLRLADRDAFAAAGTRSASPRGALAFKFAAEEKTTVLNDVVWDVGKTGKIAPVAWLEPVFVGGTTVTRATLANQEVIRARGVKIGDTVLVRRAGDVIPFVAGVLDESKRTGEEREIVPPSQCPSCGEPLTERGESRELFCTNLACPAQTVRRLIHWASRAAADIEAVGPVWIERLAASGDLEHPSDFYALTKERLLEFDRIGEVSADRMIESIEASKDVGLRRALIGLAIPMASEGTAARLCRSGFKSLEEVADAGVETLVAVEDIGPKVAESLTTHLQRVRPELERLRSFGVSLDVREEDLPPEVAAGAPLEGKTVVITGAIADPRSGEKVPRPAFQRLCERAGATTASSVSASTDMLITGADVGAAKIAKAEKLGVAVVDQSEIWEQIISAGIV, from the coding sequence GTGAAGGAACGGATCGAGGAGCTCGCGCGGCAGCTGACGGAGCTGCGCGCTTCGTACTACGAGGGCACACCGTCGGTGGCGGACGCCGAGTACGACGCGTTGGAGGACGAGCTGCGGGCGCTGCTCGCCGAGCATCCGGAGCTGACGCCCGATCCGAACCCGCTCGAGCAGGTCGGCGCGCCCGGCGTGCTCCACGCGCCGGTCCGGCACTCACGGCCGATGCTGTCGCTGGAGAAGGCGACCAAGCCCGAGCAGGTGGAGGCCTTCATGGCCCGCTTCCCGGGCCAGCCCGTGATCGTCATGCCCAAGCTCGACGGGCTGTCGCTGGCGGTCGTCTACGAGGGCGGGCGGCTCGCGCGGGCCGTGACGCGCGGCGACGGGACGACGGGCGACGACGTGACGATGCTCGTCCGCGCGCTCGTCGACGGCGTGCCCGCGGCGGTGGCCTCCGACGGCCGCGTCGAGGTCCGCGGCGAAGCCGTGATGCTGCGGTCCACGTTCGCGGCCTACAACGAGGCGCACCCCGACAAGCCGCTGATCAACCCGCGCAACGCGGCCGCCGGCACGATCCGCGCGAAGGACCCGGCGACCGTGGCGGAGCGGCGGCTGCACTTCTTCGCCTTCGACCTGGACGCCTCCGAGGGCGCGGCGACCGACCTCGAGGAGGGCCTGCGCGCCCTGGGCTTCGACCCGGCCGGGATGCGGCACTGCGACGACGCCCCGGCCGCGCAGGAGGTCATCTCCTCGATCGAGGCCGAGCGGGCCGAGCTGGACTACGACCTGGACGGCGCCGTGCTCCGGCTCGCCGACCGCGACGCGTTCGCGGCCGCCGGCACGCGGTCGGCCTCTCCGCGCGGCGCGCTGGCGTTCAAGTTCGCGGCCGAGGAGAAGACGACGGTGCTCAACGACGTCGTCTGGGACGTCGGCAAGACCGGGAAGATCGCGCCCGTCGCGTGGCTGGAGCCGGTGTTCGTCGGCGGCACGACGGTCACGCGCGCGACCCTGGCCAACCAGGAGGTCATCCGCGCGCGCGGCGTCAAGATCGGCGACACCGTGCTGGTGCGCCGCGCCGGCGATGTCATCCCGTTCGTGGCCGGCGTCCTCGACGAGTCCAAGCGCACGGGGGAGGAGCGGGAGATCGTCCCGCCCTCGCAGTGCCCGTCGTGCGGGGAGCCGCTGACCGAGCGGGGCGAGTCACGCGAGCTGTTCTGCACGAACCTCGCCTGCCCGGCGCAGACCGTGCGGCGGCTGATCCACTGGGCGTCGCGCGCCGCGGCGGACATCGAGGCGGTCGGGCCGGTGTGGATCGAGCGCCTGGCGGCGTCGGGCGACCTCGAGCACCCGTCGGACTTCTACGCGCTGACCAAGGAGCGGCTGCTCGAGTTCGACCGGATCGGCGAGGTGAGCGCCGACCGCATGATCGAGTCGATCGAGGCCTCCAAGGACGTCGGGCTGCGGCGCGCGCTGATCGGACTCGCGATCCCGATGGCCAGCGAGGGCACTGCGGCGCGGCTCTGCCGCTCCGGCTTCAAGTCCCTCGAGGAGGTGGCCGACGCGGGCGTCGAGACGCTCGTCGCGGTCGAGGACATCGGGCCGAAGGTCGCGGAGTCGCTGACCACGCACCTCCAGCGCGTGCGCCCGGAGCTCGAGCGGCTGCGCTCGTTCGGCGTGTCGCTCGACGTGCGCGAGGAGGACCTCCCGCCCGAGGTCGCGGCGGGCGCGCCGCTGGAAGGCAAGACCGTCGTGATCACCGGCGCGATCGCCGACCCGCGCAGCGGCGAGAAGGTCCCGCGGCCCGCGTTTCAGCGCCTCTGCGAGCGAGCGGGCGCGACGACGGCCTCCTCGGTCTCCGCCAGTACGGACATGCTGATCACTGGCGCGGACGTCGGGGCGGCGAAGATCGCCAAGGCCGAGAAGCTCGGCGTGGCGGTCGTCGACCAGTCCGAGATCTGGGAGCAAATAATCAGCGCAGGAATCGTCTGA
- the pyk gene encoding pyruvate kinase yields MLERRTKIVATLGPATDADGMLDKLVAAGVDCARLNCSHGSHDDLRRRAAAVRAAAERAGRPLGLLFDLQGPKLRLSGDVEERTVAVGDVVTFSASGTPGAVKVEFDKFAALVTERSQIVIGDGVPRFAVERLDGEDVVARAVSPGPLSPRKGINVTYARPELPAITEKDRADLALACELGGDFIALSFVRSAADMQQLRELVTGHGSRARLIAKVEKIEAYEALDEIIGASDGLMVARGDYGVEAGVARVPLMQKDTIRRATQAGKFVITATQMLESMIQAPEPTRAEATDVANAVIDGTSAVMMSAETSVGAYPLESVTAMATIALAAEETPVIHGRARPIKGEDTSRAVMRAAVDLADELDATALIIPTASGGGARICAKYRKRRPIIALAHEDTIAEQLTLEWGVYPTIMETAESVDDMIESALKTARDFAGLAPGSRVVITSGRRTGTPGATNLVMVREIP; encoded by the coding sequence ATGTTGGAACGGCGGACGAAGATCGTCGCGACGCTCGGCCCTGCGACCGACGCGGACGGAATGCTCGACAAGCTGGTGGCAGCCGGTGTGGACTGCGCACGGCTGAACTGCTCACACGGCTCACACGACGACCTGCGGCGCCGCGCGGCCGCAGTGCGCGCTGCGGCAGAACGGGCAGGACGCCCGCTCGGCCTGCTCTTTGACCTACAAGGACCGAAGTTGCGCCTTTCGGGGGATGTCGAGGAGCGGACGGTCGCCGTCGGCGACGTCGTCACCTTCTCGGCGAGCGGCACGCCCGGGGCGGTGAAGGTCGAGTTCGACAAGTTCGCGGCCCTCGTCACCGAGCGGTCGCAGATCGTGATCGGGGACGGCGTCCCGCGCTTCGCGGTCGAGCGCCTCGACGGCGAGGACGTGGTGGCCCGCGCGGTCTCCCCCGGCCCGCTCTCCCCGCGCAAGGGCATCAACGTGACCTACGCGCGGCCGGAGCTGCCGGCCATCACCGAGAAGGACCGGGCCGACCTCGCGCTCGCGTGCGAGCTCGGCGGCGACTTCATCGCGCTCTCGTTCGTGCGCTCGGCGGCGGACATGCAGCAGCTGCGCGAGCTCGTGACCGGGCACGGCAGCCGCGCGCGGCTGATCGCCAAGGTCGAGAAGATCGAGGCCTACGAGGCGCTGGACGAGATCATCGGCGCGTCCGACGGCCTGATGGTCGCGCGCGGCGACTACGGCGTGGAGGCGGGCGTCGCCCGCGTGCCGCTGATGCAGAAGGACACGATCCGGCGCGCCACGCAGGCGGGCAAGTTCGTGATCACCGCGACGCAGATGCTCGAGTCGATGATCCAGGCGCCCGAGCCGACCCGCGCGGAGGCGACCGACGTCGCCAACGCCGTGATCGACGGCACGAGCGCGGTGATGATGTCGGCCGAGACGAGCGTCGGGGCCTACCCGCTGGAGTCCGTCACGGCGATGGCGACGATCGCGCTCGCCGCCGAGGAGACGCCCGTCATCCACGGCCGCGCGCGGCCGATCAAGGGTGAGGACACGAGCCGCGCCGTCATGCGCGCCGCGGTCGACCTCGCCGACGAGCTCGACGCGACCGCGCTGATCATCCCGACCGCGTCCGGCGGCGGCGCACGCATCTGCGCGAAGTACCGCAAGCGCCGGCCGATCATCGCGCTCGCGCACGAGGACACGATCGCCGAGCAGCTGACGCTCGAGTGGGGCGTCTACCCGACGATCATGGAGACGGCGGAGTCCGTCGACGACATGATCGAGAGCGCGCTCAAGACCGCGCGCGACTTCGCCGGCCTGGCGCCGGGCTCCCGCGTGGTCATCACCTCGGGGCGCCGGACGGGGACGCCAGGCGCCACGAACCTCGTGATGGTGCGCGAGATCCCTTAG
- a CDS encoding NAD-dependent epimerase/dehydratase family protein, with amino-acid sequence MSSRLTVAVTGPTGTFGFGLLPLLELNARVERVVGIARRPFDPAEHGWTKLEYRQGDVRDRSALEEAFAGADVVVHLAFMITGTAPRATIRAINVNGTLNAFRAAAAAGARRFVYASSVAAYGFHADNPQPLTEDWPVRPASHLFYAQEKAEIERRLADEAAAWPDLELYVLRPPIVLGPHTIGAKDLVPRPLVPFVRGAGTLVRRLPLPVPVAVPDLPVQFVDEDDVGQALLLSILGAGPPGAYNVAGDGVLSARDVARELGLAPLPASRRVTQAGARALAGLPFAPPALEWSEALSRPMIMDTGKARRELGWSPRHSGLEALRRTLAAA; translated from the coding sequence ATGTCTTCCCGCCTCACGGTCGCCGTGACCGGTCCGACCGGCACGTTCGGGTTCGGCCTGCTCCCCTTGCTCGAGCTCAACGCGCGGGTGGAGCGCGTCGTGGGCATCGCGCGGCGGCCGTTCGACCCGGCCGAGCACGGCTGGACGAAGCTCGAGTACCGCCAGGGGGACGTCCGCGACCGGTCCGCTCTCGAGGAGGCGTTCGCCGGCGCCGACGTCGTGGTGCACCTGGCGTTCATGATCACCGGCACCGCGCCGCGCGCGACGATCCGCGCGATCAACGTGAACGGGACGCTGAACGCGTTCCGCGCGGCGGCCGCCGCCGGGGCGCGGCGGTTCGTGTACGCGTCGTCGGTCGCGGCGTACGGCTTCCACGCCGACAACCCGCAGCCGCTGACCGAGGACTGGCCGGTGCGGCCCGCGTCGCACCTGTTCTACGCGCAGGAGAAGGCGGAGATCGAGCGCCGGCTGGCGGACGAGGCGGCCGCCTGGCCGGACCTCGAGCTGTACGTCCTGCGCCCGCCGATCGTGCTCGGGCCGCACACGATCGGCGCCAAGGACCTCGTGCCGAGGCCGCTCGTGCCGTTCGTACGCGGCGCGGGGACGCTGGTGCGGCGGCTCCCGCTGCCCGTGCCGGTGGCGGTGCCCGACCTGCCGGTGCAGTTCGTGGACGAGGACGACGTCGGGCAGGCGCTGCTGCTGAGCATCCTCGGAGCCGGGCCGCCCGGCGCGTACAACGTCGCCGGCGACGGCGTGCTCAGCGCGCGCGACGTGGCCCGGGAGCTCGGGCTCGCCCCGTTGCCGGCCTCCCGCCGCGTGACGCAGGCCGGGGCACGGGCGCTGGCGGGGCTGCCGTTCGCCCCACCCGCGCTCGAGTGGAGCGAGGCCCTCAGCCGCCCGATGATCATGGACACCGGCAAGGCGCGGCGCGAGCTCGGCTGGAGCCCGCGCCACAGCGGGCTCGAAGCGCTCCGCCGAACGCTCGCGGCCGCCTAA
- a CDS encoding PQQ-dependent sugar dehydrogenase, whose protein sequence is MRFTVGIAAAASLTFAGSALAQTAPSVVDPKLKVEPVVTGLSQPVQMEFIGDNDFFVLEKPTGQVKRVKDGVASVVLDLTVNSNSERGLLGIALDKFFKYNGTVYLYWSETTQPADNAAGDAVPLLGNRLDRYHWDGTALVFEKTLHRQRALQDDVTNRTNPATPVFRGNHNGGVVRVGPDGMIYLQVGDTGRRGQLQNLVDGPFVFPPNDGETIGDDQFGGPDPDAAHTTGVILRMDGNGKAPRDNPFYRLGVERGGSVGASLKKIYAYGLRNGFGMAFDPFSGDLWEQENGDDSFSEINRTEPGFNSGWVQVMGPLSRVAQFKAIETTRTPNPPDPAAPAGYYGLQQTRWDPINIADTPREAEDRLFKLPGSKFRDPVFAWKYEVAPGGIEFASGKALGKDYKGKLFVGSARASLRGGNLFLLPISGNRRNVDPDDRRLRDGVADNVAKYEITESESLLFGENFGVTPDIKEAPDGSLYVVSSSQGTVYEISRK, encoded by the coding sequence GTGCGTTTCACCGTAGGGATCGCGGCTGCCGCGAGCCTGACGTTCGCCGGATCGGCGCTGGCGCAGACCGCGCCGAGCGTGGTGGACCCGAAGCTCAAGGTCGAGCCGGTGGTCACCGGGCTGAGCCAGCCCGTGCAGATGGAGTTCATCGGCGACAACGACTTCTTCGTACTCGAGAAGCCGACCGGGCAGGTCAAGCGCGTCAAGGACGGCGTCGCGTCGGTCGTGCTGGATCTGACGGTCAACTCGAACTCGGAGCGCGGCCTGCTGGGCATCGCGCTCGACAAGTTCTTCAAGTACAACGGGACGGTCTACCTCTACTGGAGCGAGACGACCCAGCCGGCGGACAACGCCGCCGGTGACGCGGTCCCGCTGCTCGGCAACCGCCTGGACCGCTACCACTGGGACGGCACGGCGCTCGTCTTCGAGAAGACGCTGCACCGCCAGCGCGCCCTGCAGGACGACGTGACCAACCGGACCAACCCGGCGACGCCGGTGTTCCGCGGCAACCACAACGGCGGCGTGGTGCGCGTCGGGCCCGACGGGATGATCTACCTGCAGGTGGGCGACACGGGGCGGCGCGGCCAGCTCCAGAACCTGGTCGACGGCCCGTTCGTGTTCCCGCCCAACGACGGCGAGACGATCGGCGACGACCAGTTCGGCGGCCCGGACCCGGACGCCGCGCACACCACCGGCGTGATCCTGCGCATGGACGGCAACGGCAAGGCGCCGCGCGACAACCCGTTCTACCGGCTGGGCGTCGAGCGGGGCGGCTCGGTCGGCGCTTCGCTGAAGAAGATCTACGCCTACGGCCTGCGCAACGGCTTCGGCATGGCCTTCGACCCGTTCAGCGGTGACCTGTGGGAGCAGGAGAACGGCGACGACTCGTTCAGCGAGATCAACCGCACCGAGCCCGGCTTCAACTCCGGCTGGGTGCAGGTCATGGGCCCGCTCTCGCGCGTCGCGCAGTTCAAGGCGATCGAGACCACGCGCACGCCCAACCCGCCGGACCCGGCCGCTCCGGCCGGCTACTACGGGCTGCAGCAGACCCGCTGGGACCCGATCAACATCGCCGACACACCGCGTGAGGCCGAGGACCGGCTGTTCAAGCTCCCGGGCTCGAAGTTCCGCGACCCGGTGTTCGCCTGGAAGTACGAGGTGGCGCCCGGCGGCATCGAGTTCGCCTCCGGCAAGGCCCTGGGCAAGGACTACAAGGGCAAGCTGTTCGTCGGCTCCGCCCGGGCCTCCCTGCGCGGCGGCAACCTGTTCCTGCTGCCGATCTCGGGCAACCGCCGCAACGTCGACCCGGACGACCGGCGCTTGCGCGACGGCGTGGCCGACAACGTCGCCAAGTACGAGATCACCGAGTCCGAGTCGCTGCTGTTCGGCGAGAACTTCGGCGTGACGCCGGACATCAAGGAAGCCCCGGACGGCTCCCTGTACGTCGTCTCCTCCTCGCAGGGCACGGTGTACGAGATCAGCCGCAAGTAG
- a CDS encoding M20 family metallo-hydrolase codes for MSEAARRVLERADELAGFTEEPGRITRPLGTPALAGATARVADWMREAGLQPASDALGNLVGRRGEGERLLMGSHLDSVANAGRYDGVLGVLVAIEVAAATQIPLDVVAFADEEGLRHGLTFLGSRAFVGQLLPEEAAMCGIEPGPPLFDGAKAYFEVHIEQGPVLEALDRPLGVVTAIAGQSRFRLTFTGRAGHAGTTPMDLRRDALVAAAEFVLAAERVALAEPGLVATVGTLAVPEGAVNVIPGQVELSLDIRHADDAVRARGIEKLRRHRARPGIDALWQQIHAHDATPCSPELAERLAEAVGPGAHRLPSGAGHDAVTMAGFTDIALLFVRCAGGVSHHPDEAVTEADVAAAIEAATRFACST; via the coding sequence ATGAGCGAAGCGGCGCGGCGTGTGCTGGAACGGGCGGACGAGCTGGCGGGCTTCACCGAGGAGCCGGGGCGCATCACGCGCCCGCTCGGGACGCCGGCGCTGGCGGGCGCGACGGCGCGGGTCGCCGACTGGATGCGCGAAGCCGGGCTCCAGCCGGCCTCCGACGCGCTCGGCAACCTGGTCGGGCGTCGCGGCGAGGGCGAGCGGCTGCTGATGGGCTCGCATCTGGACTCGGTCGCGAACGCGGGCCGCTACGACGGCGTCCTGGGCGTGCTGGTCGCGATCGAGGTCGCGGCCGCCACGCAGATCCCGCTCGACGTCGTCGCCTTCGCCGACGAGGAGGGCCTGCGCCACGGGTTGACCTTCCTCGGCAGCCGGGCGTTCGTCGGGCAGCTGCTCCCGGAGGAGGCGGCGATGTGCGGGATCGAGCCCGGCCCGCCGCTGTTCGACGGGGCGAAGGCCTACTTCGAGGTCCACATCGAGCAGGGCCCGGTGCTGGAGGCGCTGGACCGGCCACTCGGGGTGGTGACCGCCATCGCGGGGCAGTCGCGCTTCCGGCTGACGTTCACCGGCCGCGCCGGGCACGCCGGCACCACGCCGATGGACCTCCGCCGCGACGCGCTCGTGGCTGCGGCCGAGTTCGTGCTCGCCGCGGAGCGGGTCGCGCTCGCCGAACCGGGGCTCGTGGCGACGGTCGGCACGCTGGCGGTGCCCGAGGGCGCGGTCAACGTCATCCCCGGCCAGGTCGAGCTGTCGCTGGACATCCGCCACGCCGACGACGCCGTCCGCGCCCGCGGGATCGAGAAGCTGCGCCGGCACCGCGCACGGCCGGGGATCGACGCGCTCTGGCAGCAGATCCACGCGCACGACGCCACGCCGTGCTCGCCGGAGCTGGCCGAGCGGCTCGCCGAGGCCGTCGGGCCGGGCGCGCACCGGCTGCCGAGCGGCGCCGGCCACGATGCCGTGACGATGGCCGGCTTCACGGACATCGCGCTGCTGTTCGTCCGCTGCGCCGGCGGCGTCAGCCACCATCCGGACGAGGCGGTGACCGAGGCCGACGTGGCCGCCGCGATCGAGGCCGCGACGAGGTTCGCGTGCTCGACCTAG